One Gimesia aquarii DNA segment encodes these proteins:
- a CDS encoding BPL-N domain-containing protein: protein MSLLRVTAFVFALLFLQITLFANSFEYLKRSSQKSGPTIAVIGYQSEAGNAGVHALSQIATWELSRGTFVVFRESDSSELIHKKQIARLGNRSQWTESVNKILEEVKPDWVIQLSESFDAKSLISESHGSTIYGKGNVANLAELVSKMSRAAEVAGLKDEPKWKHHILEMKDVELPQMISVVTSAKHPQKRRLWVRSRQQRAAMHELLSRLEMRAEGSSYDDIMPNHREQGKIRLAIYHGPGAVSSSGHDPVWIQHTLRLVPDFQTSLIGPVEIQAGKLSQFDVLLVGGGLSNRQSKGLGRRGRDSIKKFVKAGGGYIGICAGMFLACSSSDYRLGLLPIDSASCSGIGKIKLDFDADIEIQLKGTYPAKFSGGPVKVRKLDPSEKNVKILAYFRSEPLEKTTSRKLTDSPAIVSGNYGKGRVLLFSPHCERAPGPRSAFVNAIHWAAKSKDSPRSDRGS, encoded by the coding sequence ATGAGTTTACTCCGAGTTACAGCATTTGTTTTCGCACTTCTATTTCTGCAGATTACTTTATTCGCTAATTCTTTTGAGTATCTAAAACGTTCTTCACAGAAATCGGGACCAACGATTGCCGTGATTGGTTATCAATCCGAGGCTGGAAATGCGGGGGTACACGCTCTTTCTCAAATTGCAACTTGGGAATTATCAAGAGGAACATTTGTTGTTTTTCGAGAGAGTGATTCCTCTGAGTTAATTCATAAAAAACAGATCGCTCGATTGGGAAATCGCAGTCAATGGACTGAATCTGTTAATAAGATTTTGGAAGAGGTCAAGCCCGATTGGGTTATTCAGCTTTCTGAATCATTTGATGCAAAATCTCTCATTAGCGAATCTCATGGTTCAACGATCTATGGGAAAGGAAACGTTGCCAATTTAGCTGAACTAGTTTCAAAGATGAGTCGTGCTGCTGAAGTCGCTGGATTAAAAGACGAGCCCAAATGGAAGCACCATATCCTGGAAATGAAAGATGTCGAATTACCACAAATGATTTCTGTTGTTACCTCAGCGAAACATCCCCAAAAGAGGCGTCTATGGGTTCGATCACGGCAGCAGCGAGCTGCAATGCATGAGTTATTAAGTAGATTGGAGATGAGAGCAGAAGGTTCTTCGTATGATGACATCATGCCTAACCATCGAGAACAAGGAAAAATTCGCTTAGCGATTTATCACGGTCCAGGAGCGGTCAGTAGTAGTGGCCATGACCCGGTCTGGATTCAACATACACTAAGGCTTGTACCAGATTTCCAAACGTCTCTTATCGGTCCTGTTGAAATTCAAGCTGGAAAACTGTCTCAGTTTGATGTTCTGCTGGTTGGAGGTGGGCTCTCAAATCGTCAGTCGAAGGGACTCGGGAGACGGGGGCGCGATTCTATCAAGAAGTTTGTCAAAGCAGGAGGTGGCTATATCGGAATCTGTGCAGGTATGTTTTTAGCTTGTTCCTCGTCTGATTATCGTCTCGGTCTATTGCCAATTGATTCCGCATCCTGTTCTGGAATAGGAAAAATAAAGCTTGACTTTGATGCTGATATAGAAATCCAGTTAAAAGGAACGTATCCAGCCAAATTTTCAGGAGGTCCTGTCAAAGTTCGTAAATTAGATCCTTCTGAAAAGAATGTCAAAATACTGGCTTATTTCCGGTCAGAACCACTTGAGAAAACCACGAGTCGTAAATTGACTGACTCTCCGGCTATTGTCAGTGGGAATTATGGAAAAGGACGTGTGTTACTATTCAGCCCACATTGCGAGCGCGCTCCAGGCCCTCGATCTGCTTTTGTGAACGCAATTCATTGGGCAGCAAAATCAAAAGACTCTCCAAGATCGGATAGAGGGTCTTAA
- a CDS encoding M14-type cytosolic carboxypeptidase, with amino-acid sequence MAEELVVSSAYEGGSAEVIEIDQRKRAIKIRPAGDPQFGWPCWWYFQVTGVTPGEEISVTVDASELKQANGRKFSAIWALPNQAAFSTNQKEWQQTPPGIRNKETCQWKVKIEANKVWFAWGPPFVPTDAQELVKELSKKHAHATAFELCKTRAGRAVPALSVTQAKHEKDAQRMVIWVQARQHAWESGGSWVGRGFIEWAVSDDPQAVRLREKADIYFVPIMDIDNVATGNGGKSQVPHDHNRDWTKTSQWNSVKSAMQYLKEFDQAKRLVLFVDLHNPGANSKLPFFYVAPPELATKRGSQLQSAFIAACSREMKTPFRLSNSTPSTGPKYDKRWKAISSNWVRSETHEYVVGITLETCWNTPHSTTAGYMAVGKQLGRGIARYLENDPRKPHDFD; translated from the coding sequence ATGGCGGAAGAATTGGTTGTCTCATCTGCATATGAAGGGGGATCGGCAGAAGTCATCGAAATTGATCAAAGGAAACGAGCGATCAAAATTAGACCAGCCGGTGATCCCCAATTTGGTTGGCCTTGCTGGTGGTACTTTCAAGTTACAGGTGTCACACCAGGTGAAGAGATCTCAGTCACAGTCGATGCGAGTGAACTGAAACAAGCGAATGGCAGAAAATTTTCCGCTATCTGGGCGCTACCAAATCAAGCAGCATTTAGCACGAATCAAAAAGAGTGGCAACAGACTCCACCTGGAATACGAAACAAGGAAACGTGCCAGTGGAAAGTAAAAATCGAGGCAAATAAGGTCTGGTTTGCCTGGGGACCTCCCTTTGTTCCTACGGATGCCCAGGAGTTAGTGAAGGAGTTGAGCAAGAAGCATGCACATGCAACTGCGTTTGAATTGTGCAAGACTAGGGCTGGTCGTGCAGTCCCGGCTCTGTCTGTAACACAAGCGAAACATGAAAAAGACGCTCAAAGAATGGTGATTTGGGTTCAGGCGCGCCAGCATGCCTGGGAATCTGGTGGAAGTTGGGTCGGGCGTGGTTTTATTGAATGGGCTGTGAGCGATGATCCCCAGGCGGTACGGCTGAGAGAAAAAGCTGACATTTATTTTGTACCGATTATGGACATAGATAACGTGGCAACTGGTAATGGTGGAAAATCACAGGTCCCCCACGACCATAATCGAGATTGGACGAAAACATCGCAGTGGAACTCAGTCAAATCAGCCATGCAATATCTCAAAGAATTTGACCAGGCAAAGCGGCTGGTTTTGTTTGTCGATTTACATAATCCAGGGGCAAATTCGAAACTTCCTTTCTTTTACGTAGCACCGCCAGAGCTTGCTACAAAAAGAGGAAGTCAACTTCAGTCTGCATTTATTGCAGCCTGTAGCAGGGAAATGAAAACGCCCTTTCGATTAAGTAATAGCACTCCCTCGACAGGGCCAAAATATGACAAACGCTGGAAAGCAATTTCCAGTAATTGGGTTAGAAGTGAAACACACGAGTATGTGGTGGGAATTACGTTGGAAACTTGCTGGAATACGCCACATAGTACTACTGCTGGCTATATGGCAGTGGGCAAACAATTAGGGCGAGGTATCGCACGCTATTTAGAAAATGATCCTCGGAAGCCCCATGATTTTGACTGA
- a CDS encoding DUF1501 domain-containing protein yields MSLVSSNSTISSRRHFLAQGAFGISTLGLASLLKEELLLAAPDKPELEAQTYDLLPKRTDHPARAKSMISIFCGGGPSHIDLFDRKPILDEYAGKRFPGDGIKYDNAGQATSIIMPSPNTFEKCGESGMEINVEMLPHFAEIVDDVTLIRSMQLPNIRNHVAGMRAMTTGRGREGWPSLGSWLTYGLGSETQNLPAFVAITIPKNPVGSPYWDSRQLPSIYQGTVVSKNEPRIANLNPITQLKGKPQGHQLDLLKELNQIHLERHPGEHDLSARIASYELAARMQTAASEALDLSKETKSTQELYGADDPVTKEFADACILARRFVERGVRFVQIWNYGWDMHENIFEYLKRRCDASDKPCAALVTDLKNRGLLDSTVVQWGGEMGRLPVIQDRGAGKKPGRDHNTEGFSIWMAGGGIKEGHIYGATDDFGHRAVEDVMTQHDFHATLLNQFGLKHKDLHYTHNTQPVALVEPGQGNVATGILK; encoded by the coding sequence GTGTCTCTGGTCTCTTCAAATTCAACTATAAGTTCGCGTCGTCATTTTCTGGCACAAGGTGCTTTTGGAATTTCAACACTTGGTCTGGCGAGTTTGTTAAAAGAGGAACTACTTTTAGCGGCACCTGATAAGCCCGAATTAGAAGCACAAACATACGATTTATTGCCTAAAAGGACGGACCACCCTGCCCGAGCAAAATCGATGATTTCCATATTCTGTGGAGGCGGTCCCAGTCATATAGATCTCTTTGATCGTAAACCGATTCTCGATGAATATGCAGGTAAGCGGTTTCCCGGTGATGGAATCAAATATGATAACGCCGGTCAGGCGACGTCCATTATTATGCCTTCTCCGAATACATTTGAAAAATGCGGAGAATCAGGCATGGAAATCAATGTAGAAATGCTACCCCACTTTGCGGAAATTGTTGACGATGTCACGCTGATTCGATCAATGCAGTTACCGAACATTCGAAATCATGTGGCAGGCATGCGTGCTATGACTACAGGTCGTGGTCGTGAAGGTTGGCCTTCTCTGGGAAGTTGGTTGACTTATGGATTAGGATCTGAGACGCAAAATTTACCTGCATTCGTTGCCATTACAATTCCCAAAAATCCAGTTGGGTCACCTTATTGGGACAGCCGTCAGTTACCATCCATTTATCAGGGGACTGTTGTCAGTAAAAATGAACCTCGTATTGCCAACTTAAATCCGATAACACAACTCAAAGGAAAACCTCAGGGACATCAACTGGATTTGCTGAAAGAGTTGAATCAGATTCATCTTGAGCGTCATCCGGGCGAACATGACCTTTCTGCAAGAATTGCCAGTTACGAATTAGCTGCTCGCATGCAAACAGCAGCATCTGAAGCTTTAGATTTATCAAAAGAAACGAAATCAACACAAGAGCTCTATGGTGCCGACGATCCAGTTACGAAAGAATTTGCCGACGCCTGTATCCTGGCACGTCGATTTGTAGAACGTGGTGTGCGTTTCGTACAAATCTGGAATTATGGTTGGGATATGCATGAAAACATTTTTGAATATTTAAAGAGACGCTGTGATGCTTCAGATAAACCTTGTGCTGCGTTAGTAACAGACTTGAAGAATCGTGGGCTCTTAGATTCAACCGTTGTGCAGTGGGGCGGAGAAATGGGACGTCTGCCCGTGATTCAGGATCGTGGCGCAGGTAAAAAACCGGGTCGCGATCATAATACAGAAGGCTTCAGCATTTGGATGGCCGGCGGTGGAATCAAAGAGGGACATATATATGGCGCGACTGATGATTTTGGTCACCGGGCGGTCGAAGACGTGATGACACAACACGATTTTCACGCGACTTTGTTAAATCAATTTGGTCTAAAGCATAAAGATCTGCATTATACTCATAATACGCAGCCTGTCGCATTAGTTGAACCTGGGCAAGGAAACGTTGCTACAGGCATCCTGAAGTAG
- a CDS encoding PSD1 and planctomycete cytochrome C domain-containing protein, whose product MFDQTISRWITSSIVLLFCLPCLADSEKKLTFENDIRPIFKTYCFHCHGEEKELSGALDLRLRRLIMQGGDSGAVIETGKHAESLLFQYVESGEMPPDEKLQLKPEEVSIIAKWIDQGAKTAGPEPDGEIKPGQFLISPDERSHWAFRPIKKSSVPVVADLLKEESPAEINPVDAFIGRKLKKKGLWFSPAADRRTLIRRASYNLTGLPPTLEEVDNFLADESPDAYEKLIDRLLESPHYGERWARHWLDVAGYADSEGYNDKDLIRPDAWHYRDYVIRALNADKPWDQFIIEQLAGDELIKATHASAQKLIDEDPDAYDKLTATGFLRLAPDGTGSSPMDPAIARNQVITETVKIMSSSLLGMTVGCAECHHHRFDPIPQQDFYRLRAVIAPVFDPFKWRVPKNRRAALLAKEDKEKVAQLSAKVKALDEQHNKVKSEVLQLISERVFKEIPEEDRELAKNAFETERKERSTEQAEFLKKKYPMLDLLSLGNLHLFIARYKDGNDLKKRYEEIKEKADKLRTKIPKPEYIRIATEDSRHIPETFVFYRGDISSPESDRIDPGGLTVIGQKSNNTFPDNDPQLPTTGRRLAFARYLTNGKHPLVARVLMNRFWMHHFGRAIVDSTGDFGTRSATPTHPELLDWLAADFMEHGWQLKRIHRLIMTSKTYRQTSTTHSEKAAAIDADNRLLWRMPMKRLEAEAIRDAILAVSGELNREQFGVPVPVSLSDSGLITVGAGKISKDRRELKRSVYIQVRRTQPVTMLNAFDAPSMEPNCERRVSSTVATQSLALLNSEFMRTQSIAFAKRVIASVSQKADAETIIRTAWKMALCSEPSPAEMQALQKHMQLQMKEYKTQKVQNPREESLAALCHVLFGTNQFLYIE is encoded by the coding sequence TTGTTTGACCAAACGATTTCAAGATGGATCACCAGTTCTATTGTGCTTCTCTTTTGCTTGCCGTGCTTGGCAGACTCTGAGAAGAAACTAACGTTTGAGAATGACATTCGTCCGATTTTCAAGACGTATTGTTTTCATTGTCACGGCGAGGAAAAAGAACTTTCCGGTGCGCTGGATTTGCGGTTGCGACGATTGATCATGCAAGGAGGCGATTCAGGAGCAGTTATTGAAACTGGTAAACATGCCGAAAGTCTACTCTTTCAATACGTTGAGTCTGGCGAGATGCCTCCCGATGAAAAATTGCAACTTAAGCCAGAAGAAGTATCGATTATTGCAAAATGGATTGATCAAGGGGCTAAGACTGCTGGTCCGGAACCAGATGGAGAAATCAAACCAGGGCAATTTCTGATTTCACCTGATGAACGGTCGCACTGGGCTTTTCGTCCGATTAAAAAATCATCTGTTCCTGTTGTCGCTGATTTATTGAAAGAGGAATCCCCGGCAGAAATCAATCCTGTGGATGCTTTCATCGGACGAAAGCTCAAAAAGAAAGGACTGTGGTTCTCTCCAGCAGCAGATCGAAGAACTCTCATCAGACGCGCTTCATATAATTTGACAGGCTTACCACCAACTCTTGAAGAAGTTGACAATTTTCTTGCCGATGAGTCACCTGACGCTTATGAGAAACTGATTGATCGTTTACTCGAATCACCTCATTATGGTGAGCGTTGGGCGCGCCATTGGTTGGATGTGGCCGGCTATGCAGACTCAGAAGGCTATAATGACAAAGACCTCATTCGCCCCGATGCCTGGCATTATCGTGATTATGTCATTCGTGCGCTGAATGCAGACAAACCCTGGGACCAATTTATCATTGAACAACTCGCTGGTGATGAGTTAATCAAAGCGACACATGCCTCTGCCCAGAAACTGATTGATGAAGATCCGGATGCCTATGATAAGTTAACGGCGACTGGTTTTTTGCGTCTGGCTCCCGATGGAACTGGATCGAGTCCAATGGATCCAGCAATCGCACGTAATCAAGTGATTACGGAAACTGTCAAGATTATGTCTTCGTCGCTACTGGGAATGACTGTTGGGTGTGCTGAATGCCACCACCATCGATTTGATCCTATTCCCCAACAGGACTTTTACCGTTTACGCGCTGTGATTGCTCCTGTATTTGATCCTTTCAAATGGCGTGTTCCCAAGAATCGTCGGGCTGCGTTACTAGCGAAAGAAGATAAAGAAAAAGTCGCTCAACTTTCAGCAAAAGTGAAAGCCCTTGATGAGCAGCACAATAAAGTTAAGAGCGAAGTTCTTCAGTTGATTTCAGAACGCGTTTTCAAAGAAATTCCTGAAGAGGATCGAGAGCTTGCCAAAAACGCTTTTGAAACAGAGCGCAAAGAACGATCTACGGAACAGGCCGAGTTTCTCAAAAAGAAGTATCCCATGTTAGATTTACTTTCTCTGGGAAATCTACATTTATTCATAGCACGCTATAAGGATGGTAATGATTTGAAAAAGCGATATGAGGAGATTAAGGAGAAAGCAGACAAATTACGAACAAAAATTCCTAAGCCAGAATATATCAGAATTGCGACAGAAGATTCACGGCATATTCCCGAAACCTTTGTCTTTTATCGTGGAGATATTTCCTCACCAGAGTCAGATCGAATTGATCCTGGTGGCCTGACTGTGATCGGACAGAAATCAAATAATACATTTCCTGATAATGACCCACAATTACCAACAACCGGTCGTCGTTTGGCGTTTGCTCGCTATTTAACAAACGGAAAACACCCGCTGGTAGCCCGTGTGTTAATGAACCGTTTCTGGATGCACCATTTTGGGCGTGCGATTGTTGATTCCACCGGTGATTTTGGTACACGCTCTGCAACACCAACACATCCAGAACTGTTGGATTGGTTGGCTGCTGATTTTATGGAACATGGATGGCAGTTAAAACGTATTCATCGTTTGATAATGACTTCGAAAACTTATCGTCAAACTTCGACAACGCATTCGGAGAAAGCGGCTGCCATCGATGCCGACAATCGTTTGCTGTGGAGAATGCCAATGAAACGATTGGAAGCTGAAGCGATTCGGGATGCAATCTTAGCTGTCAGTGGAGAATTGAACCGAGAGCAATTTGGTGTGCCTGTTCCCGTTTCCTTGTCTGATAGCGGTTTGATTACAGTCGGTGCTGGAAAAATATCGAAGGATCGTCGCGAATTAAAACGGTCGGTTTATATTCAGGTACGTAGAACACAACCAGTTACTATGTTGAATGCCTTTGATGCTCCCAGCATGGAGCCGAATTGTGAAAGAAGAGTTTCTTCAACGGTAGCAACGCAATCATTAGCGTTACTCAATAGTGAATTCATGCGTACTCAATCTATTGCATTCGCAAAGCGCGTCATCGCAAGTGTAAGCCAAAAAGCTGATGCCGAAACCATAATTCGAACTGCATGGAAAATGGCATTGTGCAGTGAACCGTCGCCGGCTGAAATGCAGGCATTACAAAAACATATGCAATTACAGATGAAAGAATACAAGACGCAGAAAGTGCAAAACCCACGGGAGGAATCTTTGGCTGCACTATGTCATGTCTTATTTGGTACGAATCAATTTTTATATATTGAATGA
- a CDS encoding efflux RND transporter permease subunit: protein MFRTFNRCSTWLVDHPAIVTILILILSGIALLGYTVPEQIRDWFKPAPVVEKQSNPSKLKLIRQAPPDVDPISLTDAHTILVVDSDEFFTTEGIKALRAIVEKIESLDYVRSVFWLDDVPNLNIFGLREPIVPNERASEKRLMAAKEKAIAHPLVGGQLLSEDGRTLLLMVKFDWFYVDDDEDCTTGLKQVAQQVAEEYPDVNFSFMTTGHIPTYLTAIRTHNANKVKYQVIGYGMILLMAVILFRGISAVIIVALAPMFGVFLTMGVIQFFDFQNNPFNDVVLPVLLSLVGFTDGVHLMVQIRRHRAAGLSGRDAARRGVQEVGLACALTSLTTAIGFGSLSLAHHETVREFGYSCVIGVILTFVAVITVIPLACRTWLGRSIHVGHNKGIIDRHLGRISVVIDLVLTRTKLISSLGIGITVVLILISSTLRPDERRANMLPEGSEAALALNHMDKALGGLEHSRIQVTWNDNVESDSPEVLIAISKIDDLLQQEPLIGHPISIRNILGALPGEGDPEERMSMLDLLPPPLKRAFYTPEQHRADVSFHVQDLGIARYGPTFTRIEEGLTAINAEHPDFQFSLTGSAVWRWRNLYQIVVDLATSLGSAAIIIFIVLAFAFQSLRLGLISIIPNMFPLAVTGTYLVFTGQALEVVSVCAFTVCLGIAVDDTIHFLTRFREEQLNVENDHEAIHRAFTGVGTALIMTTIVLVAGFSTVVFSDMRDQRIFAIMSGLTISSALFGDLVFLPALLAQYAKRSQVPAIQEPEQAPIQPVEGSLVSE from the coding sequence GTGTTTCGTACATTTAATCGATGTTCGACTTGGTTAGTTGACCATCCTGCTATCGTAACAATTTTGATTCTGATTTTGAGCGGGATTGCGCTGCTGGGGTATACTGTTCCGGAACAGATTCGTGACTGGTTTAAACCAGCCCCTGTTGTAGAGAAACAAAGCAATCCTTCAAAACTAAAACTCATACGTCAAGCACCTCCTGATGTCGACCCCATCAGTCTAACCGATGCCCACACGATTCTTGTGGTTGACTCAGATGAGTTCTTTACCACAGAGGGGATCAAAGCGCTCAGAGCGATCGTTGAGAAAATCGAATCGCTTGATTATGTACGAAGTGTGTTCTGGCTGGATGATGTCCCTAATCTTAATATTTTCGGTTTAAGAGAACCAATTGTTCCCAACGAACGGGCTTCTGAAAAACGATTGATGGCTGCAAAAGAGAAAGCAATAGCCCATCCATTAGTGGGAGGACAATTACTCTCTGAAGATGGTCGAACTTTATTATTGATGGTGAAATTTGACTGGTTCTATGTTGATGACGATGAAGATTGTACCACCGGACTAAAGCAAGTGGCACAACAGGTTGCTGAAGAATATCCTGATGTTAACTTTTCTTTTATGACAACAGGCCATATCCCCACCTACCTAACAGCAATTCGCACACATAATGCTAACAAAGTTAAATATCAGGTAATCGGTTATGGAATGATCTTGCTGATGGCGGTCATTCTATTTCGTGGCATTTCTGCCGTCATTATCGTGGCACTGGCGCCGATGTTCGGCGTCTTTCTGACAATGGGAGTCATTCAGTTTTTTGATTTTCAGAACAATCCCTTTAATGATGTTGTTTTACCTGTCTTGCTGAGTCTAGTTGGTTTTACTGATGGTGTGCACTTGATGGTACAGATCAGACGACATCGTGCAGCAGGCTTGAGTGGACGTGATGCTGCCCGTCGAGGAGTTCAAGAGGTGGGTCTTGCTTGTGCCCTGACTTCACTGACGACTGCGATTGGCTTTGGTTCCCTTTCGTTAGCACATCATGAAACTGTTCGAGAGTTTGGTTATAGTTGTGTAATCGGCGTAATTTTAACATTTGTCGCTGTGATTACGGTGATTCCCCTTGCCTGTCGTACCTGGCTCGGACGCTCTATTCATGTCGGTCATAATAAGGGAATCATCGACCGTCATTTGGGGCGCATTAGTGTGGTCATCGATCTGGTACTCACACGGACGAAATTGATCAGTTCATTAGGAATCGGTATCACAGTTGTCTTGATTTTGATCTCTTCGACACTCAGACCCGATGAACGTCGCGCAAATATGTTACCAGAAGGTTCGGAGGCAGCGTTGGCGCTGAATCATATGGACAAGGCATTAGGTGGCCTGGAACATTCACGGATTCAAGTGACATGGAACGACAATGTAGAATCGGATTCCCCCGAGGTATTAATCGCCATCAGTAAAATTGATGATTTATTGCAGCAGGAACCATTAATTGGACATCCGATTTCAATTCGTAACATTTTGGGAGCCCTTCCTGGTGAGGGGGATCCAGAAGAGCGAATGTCAATGCTTGATTTATTACCGCCTCCATTAAAACGTGCTTTTTATACTCCCGAACAACATCGCGCTGATGTCAGTTTTCATGTACAGGATTTAGGAATTGCCAGGTATGGTCCCACCTTTACTCGAATCGAAGAGGGATTAACGGCAATCAATGCAGAGCACCCCGACTTTCAGTTTAGCTTGACCGGTTCTGCTGTTTGGCGTTGGAGAAATCTGTATCAGATTGTTGTTGACTTAGCGACCAGTCTGGGGAGCGCGGCGATCATTATTTTCATTGTGCTGGCGTTTGCTTTTCAATCCTTGAGACTGGGTTTGATTTCGATTATTCCGAACATGTTTCCTTTGGCTGTCACAGGTACTTATCTCGTTTTCACGGGACAGGCACTGGAAGTCGTCAGCGTATGTGCATTCACAGTTTGTCTGGGAATTGCCGTCGATGATACCATTCATTTTTTGACGCGCTTTCGAGAAGAACAACTGAATGTCGAGAATGATCATGAAGCCATTCACCGTGCATTTACGGGAGTGGGGACTGCGCTTATCATGACCACAATTGTATTAGTCGCCGGCTTTTCCACTGTAGTGTTTAGTGATATGCGCGATCAACGCATCTTTGCCATTATGAGCGGCTTGACGATTTCGTCTGCGCTCTTTGGTGATTTGGTCTTCTTACCTGCTCTCTTGGCACAGTACGCAAAACGATCACAGGTTCCCGCGATTCAAGAACCAGAACAGGCCCCGATCCAGCCGGTTGAGGGAAGTTTGGTTTCAGAGTAA
- a CDS encoding redoxin domain-containing protein gives MLRICLICLFSLFSLSSSFLLANEGTKSTKSELLTFRLPTSDGGIAELAEKPKHSAIVVCFLGAECPLARLYGPKLNQMQADYESRGVRFIGVNSNQQDSLEDVQKYVKRYEIQFPVAKDYGNAVADQFKAIRTPEVFVLDKNLKIRYRGRVDNQYLPGISRAETTSHDLKNALDQLLAGQTIKVASTEPNGCFIGRVKKTTGKTTLTFCKEVAGVLNRHCVECHRKGEIAPFGLTEYDEVRGWAETMLETIEDGRMPPWHASPKYGKYANARYMSEADKDVLRDWVAGGMPFGDVKDLPQLPEFQNGWHLPQVPKTVYHMRKRPFIVPKEGVVEYQYFVVDPGFKEDKWVTGAQVLPGNRSVVHHAIVFIRPPDGSDFRGIGWLTAYVPGQRVSMLPPGRARRVPAGSKLVFQMHYTPTGSVEEDISKVGLLFGEEKDITHEVFTLVGIDQEFEIPPHAKDFPVSAKVRRIPPQAELLAIAPHMHLRGKSFRLFMKQKGDSQILLDVPNYDFNWQHIYELSQPMKLDTVDELKFTVKFDNSEENPFNPDPNEYVTWGDQTWEEMAIAFFEIAEPRFTKQKMKKPEKKKVNSEQERKQRVEKFVAEFIQRFDKNKDGHVDVDEMPLSTKRFGFRNLDHNDDGRLQRKEIESAAR, from the coding sequence ATGTTACGTATCTGTTTGATATGTTTGTTTTCATTGTTTTCCCTCTCTAGCAGCTTCTTGCTTGCTAACGAAGGGACGAAATCTACAAAATCAGAGTTACTGACATTTCGACTGCCGACCTCAGATGGGGGGATCGCAGAATTGGCCGAAAAACCTAAGCACTCCGCAATTGTCGTCTGCTTTTTGGGAGCCGAATGTCCGCTGGCGAGATTATACGGACCGAAATTAAACCAGATGCAGGCCGACTATGAATCACGGGGAGTTCGGTTCATTGGTGTGAATAGTAACCAACAGGATTCTCTGGAAGATGTGCAGAAATATGTCAAACGCTATGAGATTCAATTTCCAGTAGCCAAGGATTACGGAAACGCGGTTGCCGATCAGTTCAAAGCGATTCGCACTCCTGAAGTATTTGTGCTCGATAAAAACTTAAAGATTCGTTATCGCGGCCGTGTTGATAATCAATATTTACCCGGCATTTCTCGTGCGGAGACGACGTCGCATGACTTGAAGAATGCACTTGATCAACTTCTTGCGGGTCAGACGATTAAGGTGGCCAGCACCGAACCGAATGGTTGTTTTATTGGCCGTGTAAAAAAAACGACTGGAAAAACGACACTGACTTTTTGTAAAGAAGTTGCGGGGGTTTTAAATCGACATTGTGTTGAGTGTCATCGCAAAGGCGAGATAGCGCCGTTCGGCTTGACTGAATATGATGAAGTGCGTGGCTGGGCCGAAACTATGCTGGAAACCATTGAAGACGGTCGCATGCCTCCCTGGCACGCGAGTCCAAAGTATGGGAAGTATGCGAATGCCCGGTACATGTCGGAAGCCGATAAGGACGTTCTGCGTGATTGGGTTGCTGGAGGAATGCCATTTGGCGATGTCAAAGATCTACCACAACTTCCAGAGTTTCAAAACGGTTGGCATTTACCTCAAGTCCCCAAAACGGTTTATCATATGCGAAAGCGACCGTTTATCGTTCCGAAAGAAGGTGTTGTAGAGTATCAGTATTTTGTAGTAGATCCAGGATTTAAAGAAGACAAGTGGGTTACTGGTGCTCAAGTTCTCCCAGGGAATCGATCTGTTGTTCATCATGCAATTGTTTTTATTCGTCCACCTGACGGATCCGATTTTAGAGGGATCGGCTGGTTGACTGCTTATGTGCCTGGGCAACGCGTCAGCATGTTACCCCCGGGGCGCGCTCGAAGAGTTCCCGCTGGCTCCAAGTTGGTTTTCCAGATGCATTACACACCGACTGGATCGGTGGAAGAGGATATTTCAAAAGTCGGGTTACTATTTGGTGAGGAGAAAGACATCACTCACGAAGTTTTTACCCTGGTGGGTATTGATCAGGAATTCGAAATACCGCCTCACGCAAAAGATTTTCCCGTCTCTGCGAAAGTACGACGCATTCCACCGCAAGCAGAGTTATTAGCCATCGCGCCTCATATGCATCTGCGAGGCAAGTCGTTTCGTCTGTTTATGAAACAAAAAGGCGATTCACAAATATTATTGGATGTGCCCAATTACGATTTCAATTGGCAACATATTTACGAGTTGAGTCAGCCGATGAAACTCGACACGGTAGATGAGCTTAAATTTACCGTGAAGTTTGATAATTCTGAAGAGAACCCCTTTAATCCTGATCCAAATGAATATGTGACTTGGGGTGATCAAACATGGGAAGAGATGGCGATCGCCTTTTTTGAAATCGCAGAGCCTCGTTTTACTAAGCAAAAGATGAAAAAGCCAGAAAAGAAAAAGGTGAACTCTGAACAGGAGCGAAAGCAGCGAGTTGAGAAATTTGTCGCTGAGTTTATCCAGCGATTTGACAAAAACAAAGACGGACATGTCGATGTTGATGAGATGCCTTTGTCGACCAAGCGTTTTGGATTTCGAAATCTTGATCATAATGACGATGGAAGGTTGCAAAGGAAAGAAATCGAAAGTGCAGCCAGATAA